The Polynucleobacter sp. JS-JIR-5-A7 region ATTTCTGGCCGGAGATGAATTTGGCATCCATTCTCGGGTTTGTTGCAGCGCTTTGCACCATGATGCTAGGCTCCATTCCACAGCAAGATGTTTTCCAGCGCATTACCTCGAGTAAGAACGTCAACATTGCCGTCAATGCTGCCATTCTCGGTGGCGTGCTTTACTTTATTTTTGCTTTTGTACCGATGTACTTGGCCTATTCAGCGACCTTGATTAATCCTGATTTGGTAAAAGAATACTTAGATACCGATCCACAAATGATTTTGCCAAAACTGATTCTGAATCATGTCCCCATCGTTGCACAGGTGATGTTCTTTGGCGCTTTACTCTCGGCAATTAAGAGTTGCGCCAGTGCAACTCTATTGGCACCTTCAGTGACCTTTGCAGAAAATATTGTGAGAGGCTTTTTCAAGCATCTATCCGATCAAGATTTACTAAAAATCATGCGAATCACAGTGTTGTGTTTTGCCGTAATAGTCACTTTCTTTGCAGTGAATTCTGAGTTGTCTATTTTTAAGATGGTGGAGAGCGCTTACAAGGTGACTCTAGTGGCAGCTTTTGTGCCCCTTGCCTTCGGGGTCTATTGGTCTAAGGCTAATTCTTTGGGCGGTCTATTGGCCGTGGTTGGCGGTCTGACTATTTGGATTAGCTGTGAAATCCTGGCTCCTAACGCCATCATGCCACCTCAATTGGCCGGCTTACTGGCCAGTATTGCTGGCATGATTTTGGGCAGTCTAGTACCCAAAGACCTCTTAAAGGCAGTTTAGCTTCAGTAGTGCCTAAAAATTAGGCGCTCAAATGTGTTGTAGCCCAAAATGTTCTCCTCTAATATGACAGTAATACTAAATTTTCTATTCTTCTGGGGTTCCTATGAAAATCTGTGTGATCGGGGGAGGTGGCGCGATTGGCGGTTACCTAGCTGTCATGTTGGCGCGATCGGGCAATGATGTAACGGTTGTTGCGCGCGGTGCAACTTTAGCGGCAATTAAAGAGCGTGGCTTGGCATTAATTATGGATGACCAACCCGAGCCTTTAGTGGCAGAAGTAAAAGCAGTAGAAAAAATTAGAGATGCTGAAACACCAGATGTTGTGATCTTGGCAGTAAAGGCCCATCAAGTTGAGCCGATTATTGATGACTTAGCTGCGATTATGGGCCCAGAAACGATTTTGATCCCGATGCAAAACGGAATTCCTTGGTGGTATTTCCAAAAACTGGGTGGCGAATTTCAAGACCATTCTGTTGAAACAGTCGATGCTGGCGGTCAAGCAAAGAAGGCCATTAATCCAAACAACATCATTGGTTGTGTTGTGTATCCAGCAACTTTTACTCAAGCTCCGGGTGTGATTCGTCACGTAGAAGGCAATCGTTTCCCATTGGGCGAGCTGGATGGTAAGGTAACTGAACGTATTCAGAAGATGTCTGAGATGATGGGTGCAGCTAGCTTTAAGTCGCCCATTTTGGAGGATATCCGTTCCGAAATTTGGCTCAAGCTGTGGGGCAATATGACATTCAATCCAATCAGCTCATTGACTCACGGCACTTTGGAAGGCATTTGCCAATATCCATTAACCAAAGAATTAGCGCGCAGCATGATGGCTGAAGCACAAACGATTGCTGAAAAACTCGGTGTTACTTTCCGCGTGGATATCGAGCGTCGCATTGCGGGTGCCGAGAAGGTGGGCAAGCATAAGACTTCGATGTTGCAAGACTTAGAGGCTGGTCGTAGTTTAGAAATCGATGCACTCTTGGGCTCAGTAATTGAGTTAGGCAAGATTACTCAGACACCTACACCTTGTTTGAACACGGTATTTGCTTTAACGAAATATTTGGATGAAAACGTGCAGGCCTCTAAAGGTAGCTTGGCATTGCCATCGGTATCAGGTTACTAAAAACTTTTAGCTCTTTCAGTAAATAAAAAATCCTTGCTACTTAACATAGCAAGGATTTTTGTCTTGTAGAGAGTCAACTATTCGAAGCGATTATCGAGTCGACCCACGCCATCAATGATGATGCTGACATTGCTACCAGGTTTCATGGAGCCAACGCCTACTGAAGTGCCGCATGCAATGATGTCACCTGCCTCTAAAGGCACATCTTGGGAAATTAGGCTTACCAATTTGGCTGGTGGGAAGATCATGTCTGATATTGGGTAATTCTGACGCTCTTGATCATTGAGAATAGTTTTGATAGTTAATTTGCTTGGGTCAACATCGGTAGTGATGTAAGGACCAAAGACACCAAAAGTGTTGAAGCTCTTGGAGCGGGTCCACTGTGCATAACCAGGATCACGATTCAGAATCTCAATGGCAGTGACATCGTTAATACAGGTGTAACCAAAAATCGCTTTTGCTGCCTCAGCTTCATCTACTTCATGGATGCGCTTACCAATCACGATACCAAGTTCTCCCTCATAAACTACTTTTCCTGAATAGGACTTGGGAGTGCGAATCACTTGATTGGTAGCCAGAAAGGAATTATTGCCTTTGAGGAAATACAGCGGCTCGGCAGGTACGGCGTGCTCAAGCTTAGTTACGAGCGCATGAAAGTTATCCACCATGGCAACCATCTTGGATGGGATACATGGGATGTCAATGGTGACATCGACCAATTTTACGGTTTCGCCAGTCGGTTTTGGGTTTTGAAACAAGTCGCCTGAGTACACCGCGATTTGGTCACCCTGCACTTGTCCTAAACCGCTTTTTCCTTGATGTTGAAATTTGAGCCATTGAGCCATAATGAGTTCCTATGATTTAAATATTTGATAGTCAATATCTTACAGGGGTGAGTTGATGTCTAAGACTTCTGAGCTCGTTTTTGCACCAGAATTGGATCAGCCCGTTCGTTACATGAAACGCACCCGTAGCTATTATTTAGGTTTGGGATACGACAATCCCTATGTGTGGGCTCACTATATTGATGCGCCATTTACGCCGCTCAAGAAACCCCTCAATCAATCTATTTTGGGTTTAATTACTACCGCAGTACCCTTTGATGCTAGCAAAGGCAATCAAGGTCCTGGCGCCCCCTATAACGCGGCAGCAAAGTTTTATCAGCCCTATCAACATTCAATAGATGGCGATATCGATTTAAGAATTGCGCATGTCGGCATTGATCGTAACAATGCCAATATGGAAGATATGCCTTGTTGGTTTCCATTGTCAGCAGCTCAGCAGGCTGTAAAGGCGGGCAGGATCCTAGCACTTTCTCCCCATTTTTATGGTTTACCTACTAATCGCAGTCAACGTCATACTCTCGAGATAGACGCCCCAATCATTTTGGACATGTTGCGTGCAGATCATGTTGAGGTCGCTGTTTTAATTCCGAATTGTCCTGTCTGCCATCAGAGCCAAAGTTTATTGGCGAGATATCTGGAGGAAGCAGGTATTTCAACAGTAGTGATGGGCGCAGCAAAAGATATTGTTGAGTATTGTGGCGTTCCCAGATTTTTGTTTAGCGATTTCCCATTAGGAAATGCCGCTGCAAAACCCAAGGATCCCGAGTCTCAGATTCTCAATTTTGAATTAGCACTACGCCTATTGGAGTCTGCTCCTGCAGCTCGAACCACGATGCAATCACCCCTCGTTTGGTCGGTGGATCCTAGTTGGAAATTAGACTATTCCAATCTGGAAAAGTTATCCAAGCAAGAAGTTGAAAGATTGCGTGATGAAGCTGAACAGGCGCGCATTACAGCGCGTGAACTCAGAATGAAAAGCGTTGGAAATTAAGCGTTTTTAGGTCTGGCGCGAGAGCGAATATTCGCAGAGGGCTTGCAGTGCAGATGTCGCCTCGTTCGCTGGAAAATCCTGAATGCATTCCAAAGCCAAATCTGCTTCACGCTTTGCTGCGGCTTGGGTGTAATCAAGCGCACCAGAACTTTGCACTGCGTTCAGAATTTGTGCAAATACATCATCAGGTAAATCTTGGTTTTGCTCCACCGCTGCGCGGACCAATAAACGTTCTTCATTGCTGCCATTTTCTAG contains the following coding sequences:
- a CDS encoding sodium:solute symporter family protein is translated as MLIWFVIIYWVISVGIGLWAALRVKNTADFAAAGHSLPMPIVTATVFATWFGSETVLGIPATFLKEGLGGVVSDPFGSSLCLILVGLFFARHLYNRRMLTIGDFFREKYGRTVEVLVTLCIVVSYLGWVAAQIKALGLVFNVVSEGSISQTGGMMIGAASVLIYTLFGGMWSVAITDFIQMIIIVIGMLYIGGEMTAQTGGFSVVIEHAAAAGQFSNFWPEMNLASILGFVAALCTMMLGSIPQQDVFQRITSSKNVNIAVNAAILGGVLYFIFAFVPMYLAYSATLINPDLVKEYLDTDPQMILPKLILNHVPIVAQVMFFGALLSAIKSCASATLLAPSVTFAENIVRGFFKHLSDQDLLKIMRITVLCFAVIVTFFAVNSELSIFKMVESAYKVTLVAAFVPLAFGVYWSKANSLGGLLAVVGGLTIWISCEILAPNAIMPPQLAGLLASIAGMILGSLVPKDLLKAV
- a CDS encoding 2-dehydropantoate 2-reductase — its product is MKICVIGGGGAIGGYLAVMLARSGNDVTVVARGATLAAIKERGLALIMDDQPEPLVAEVKAVEKIRDAETPDVVILAVKAHQVEPIIDDLAAIMGPETILIPMQNGIPWWYFQKLGGEFQDHSVETVDAGGQAKKAINPNNIIGCVVYPATFTQAPGVIRHVEGNRFPLGELDGKVTERIQKMSEMMGAASFKSPILEDIRSEIWLKLWGNMTFNPISSLTHGTLEGICQYPLTKELARSMMAEAQTIAEKLGVTFRVDIERRIAGAEKVGKHKTSMLQDLEAGRSLEIDALLGSVIELGKITQTPTPCLNTVFALTKYLDENVQASKGSLALPSVSGY
- a CDS encoding fumarylacetoacetate hydrolase family protein — protein: MAQWLKFQHQGKSGLGQVQGDQIAVYSGDLFQNPKPTGETVKLVDVTIDIPCIPSKMVAMVDNFHALVTKLEHAVPAEPLYFLKGNNSFLATNQVIRTPKSYSGKVVYEGELGIVIGKRIHEVDEAEAAKAIFGYTCINDVTAIEILNRDPGYAQWTRSKSFNTFGVFGPYITTDVDPSKLTIKTILNDQERQNYPISDMIFPPAKLVSLISQDVPLEAGDIIACGTSVGVGSMKPGSNVSIIIDGVGRLDNRFE